The proteins below are encoded in one region of Pongo pygmaeus isolate AG05252 chromosome 20, NHGRI_mPonPyg2-v2.0_pri, whole genome shotgun sequence:
- the CEACAM5 gene encoding carcinoembryonic antigen-related cell adhesion molecule 5, translating into MESPSAPPHRWCIPWQRLLLTASLLTFWNPPTTAQLTTESMPFSVAEGKEVLLLIHNLPQSSIGYNWYKGEMVDANHRIIGYVISNQLTTPGPAYSSRETIYPNASLLIQNVIQNDTGFYTLQVIKSDLVNEEATGQVRVYPELPKPSISSNNSNPVEDKDAVALTCEPGTQDTTYLWWVKNQSLPVSPRLELSNDNRTLTLFNVTRNDRAIYECETQNPVSVRRSDPVILNVLYGPDAPTISPLNTSYRSGENLNLSCHAASNPPAQYSWFVNGTFQQSTQELFIPNITVNNSGSYTCQAHNSDTGLNRTTVTTITVYAEPPKPFITSNNSNPVEDEDAVALTCEPEIQNTTYLWWVNNQSLPVSPRLQLSNDNRTLTLLSVTRNDVGPYKCGIQNELSVDHSDPVILNVLYGPDDPTISPSYTYYRPGVNLSLSCHAASNPPAQYSWLIDGNIQQHTQELFISNITEKNSGLYTCQANNSASGHSRTTVKTIRVSAELPKPSISSNNSNPIEDKDAVVLTCEPEAQDTTYLWWVNNQSLPVSPRLQLSNGNRTLTLFNVTRNDTGAYECGIQNSVSANHSDPVTLDVFYGPDTPIISPSDSSYHSGENLSLSCHSASNPSPQYSWRINGTRQQHTQVLFIAKITSNNNGAYACFVSNLATGRNNSIVKSITVSEDSPPGSSAGVSAGATVGIMIGVLLGVALT; encoded by the exons ATGGAGTCTCCCTCGGCCCCTCCCCACAGATGGTGCATCCCCTGGCAGAGGCTCCTGCTCACAG CCTCACTTCTAACCTTCTGGAACCCGCCCACCACTGCCCAGCTCACTACTGAATCCATGCCGTTCAGTGTTGCAGAGGGGAAGGAGGTTCTTCTACTCATCCACAATCTGCCCCAGAGTAGTATTGGCTACAACTGGTACAAAGGGGAAATGGTGGACGCCAACCATCGAATTATAGGATATGTAATATCAAATCAACTAACTACCCCAGGGCCTGCATACAGCAGTCGAGAGACAATATACCCCAATGCATCCCTGCTGATCCAGAACGTCATCCAGAATGACACAGGATTCTACACCCTACAAGTCATAAAGTCAGATCTTGTGAATGAAGAAGCAACTGGCCAGGTCCGGGTATACC CGGAGCTGCCCAAGCCCTCCATCTCCAGCAACAACTCCAACCCCGTGGAGGACAAGGATGCTGTGGCCTTAACCTGTGAACCTGGGACTCAGGACACAACCTACCTGTGGTGGGTAAAAAATCAGAGCCTCCCGGTCAGTCCCAGGCTGGAGCTGTCCAATGACAACAGGACCCTCACTCTATTCAATGTCACAAGAAATGACAGAGCAATCTACGAATGTGAAACCCAGAACCCAGTGAGTGTCAGGCGCAGTGACCCAGTCATCCTGAATGTCCTCT ATGGCCCGGATGCCCCCACCATTTCCCCTCTAAACACATCTTACAGATCAGGGGAAAATCTGAACCTCTCCTGCCACGCAGCCTCTAACCCACCTGCACAGTACTCTTGGTTTGTCAATGGGACGTTCCAGCAATCCACACAAGAGCTCTTTATCCCCAACATCACTGTGAATAATAGCGGATCCTATACGTGCCAAGCCCATAACTCAGACACTGGCCTCAATAGGACCACAGTCACGACGATCACAGTCTATG CAGAGCCACCCAAACCCTTCATCACCAGCAACAACTCCAACCCCGTGGAGGATGAGGATGCTGTAGCCTTAACCTGTGAACCTGAGATTCAGAACACAACGTACCTGTGGTGGGTAAACAATCAGAGCCTCCCGGTCAGTCCCAGGCTGCAGCTGTCCAATGACAACAGGACCCTCACTCTACTCAGTGTCACAAGGAATGATGTAGGACCCTATAAGTGTGGAATCCAGAACGAATTAAGTGTTGACCACAGTGACCCGGTCATCCTGAATGTCCTCT ATGGCCCAGACGACCCCACCATTTCCCCCTCATACACCTATTACCGTCCAGGGGTAAACCTCAGCCTCTCCTGCCATGCAGCCTCTAACCCACCTGCACAGTATTCTTGGCTGATTGATGGGAACATCCAGCAACACACACAAGAGCTCTTTATCTCCAACATCACTGAGAAGAATAGCGGACTCTATACCTGCCAGGCCAATAACTCAGCCAGTGGCCACAGCAGGACTACAGTCAAGACAATCAGAGTCTCTG CGGAGCTGCCCAAGCCCTCCATCTCCAGCAACAACTCCAACCCCATAGAGGACAAGGATGCTGTAGTCTTAACCTGTGAACCTGAGGCTCAGGACACAACCTACCTGTGGTGGGTAAACAATCAGAGCCTCCCGGTCAGTCCCAGGCTGCAGCTGTCCAATGGCAACAGGACCCTCACTCTATTCAATGTCACAAGAAATGACACAGGAGCCTATGAATGTGGAATCCAGAACTCAGTGAGTGCAAACCACAGTGACCCAGTCACCCTGGATGTCTTCT ATGGCCCGGACACCCCCATCATTTCCCCCTCAGACTCGTCTTACCATTCGGGAGAAAACCTCAGCCTCTCCTGCCACTCAGCCTCTAACCCATCCCCGCAGTATTCTTGGCGTATCAATGGGACACGGCAGCAACACACACAAGTTCTCTTTATCGCCAAAATCACGTCAAATAATAACGGGGCCTATGCCTGTTTTGTCTCTAACTTGGCTACTGGCCGCAATAATTCCATAGTCAAGAGCATCACAGTCTCTG AAGATTCACCACCTGGAAGTTCTGCTGGTGTCTCAGCTGGGGCCACTGTCGGCATCATGATTGGAGTGCTGCTTGGGGTTGCTCTGACATAG